The Streptomyces sp. NBC_01197 genome window below encodes:
- a CDS encoding ABC transporter ATP-binding protein, with protein MTEPLLRIDDLHVDIASRNRTVHALDGVSLDLAPGEALGVVGESGCGKTMTALSVLGLLPPGGAVASGRVLFDGHDLASAGEPVLRDVRGNTIGMVFQDPLTSLNPTMTIGAQVAEPLLLHRPVSKQEAWARAEEMLGLVGMPQPSERMKAYPHQLSGGMRQRVAIAMALVCEPKLLIADEPTTALDVTTQHQILELIDGLRSRLGMAMILVTHDLGVIANRVDRVAVMYAGKVAETSGVRDLFARPRHRYTQALFAALPEKAVEGETELRTIPGLPPNLATAQQGCRFAARCAFATDVCRTDEPQLTEGDHRFACFHPVPEEGEPNLGDALTQERQAAGAVVPDGVPLLEVTGLRKDFPLTGGPFSRKRGTVSAVGGVSLTVRKGETFGMVGESGCGKTTIGRMIAGLEDPTAGSIVFEGQDLATMDRGRRRAHRRRIQLMFQDSAAAMDPRMRIGTILREPLVIQGVGDRAEQDRTVAELLDAVGLPRGAVDRYPHEFSGGQRQRLGLARALTLSPDLIVADEPVSALDVSVQAQILNLMRELQRERGLTYLFISHDLAVVRYLADTVGVMYLGKLVESGPAEKVYANPLHPYTRGLLDTVNVPDPGAAGSGRIPLGGETPSAANPPSGCRFRTRCPIAKDICAETEPPASTPAGADHQVACHFPLVRENAA; from the coding sequence ATGACCGAGCCGCTGCTGCGGATCGACGATCTCCATGTCGACATAGCGTCCCGCAATCGCACCGTCCACGCCCTCGACGGCGTCAGCCTGGACCTCGCCCCCGGCGAGGCACTCGGAGTGGTCGGCGAGTCCGGCTGCGGCAAGACGATGACCGCGCTCAGCGTCCTCGGGCTGCTGCCGCCCGGTGGCGCCGTCGCGTCGGGCCGGGTCCTCTTCGACGGACACGACCTGGCGTCGGCCGGTGAACCCGTGCTGCGCGACGTCCGGGGCAACACCATCGGGATGGTCTTCCAGGACCCGCTGACCTCCCTCAACCCCACCATGACCATCGGCGCACAGGTCGCCGAACCCCTCCTGCTGCACCGCCCCGTCAGCAAGCAGGAGGCCTGGGCGCGGGCCGAGGAGATGCTCGGCCTGGTAGGTATGCCGCAGCCCTCCGAGCGGATGAAGGCCTATCCGCACCAGCTGTCGGGCGGTATGCGCCAGCGTGTCGCCATCGCCATGGCGCTCGTCTGCGAGCCCAAGCTCCTCATCGCCGACGAGCCCACCACCGCGCTCGACGTCACCACCCAGCACCAGATCCTGGAGCTCATCGACGGGCTGCGCTCCCGCCTCGGCATGGCGATGATCCTGGTCACCCACGACCTCGGCGTCATCGCCAACCGGGTCGACCGGGTCGCCGTGATGTACGCGGGCAAGGTCGCCGAGACCTCCGGCGTACGGGACCTCTTCGCCCGCCCCAGGCACCGCTACACCCAGGCGCTCTTCGCCGCGCTCCCCGAGAAGGCCGTCGAGGGCGAGACCGAACTGCGCACCATCCCCGGTCTGCCGCCGAACCTCGCCACCGCCCAGCAGGGCTGCCGGTTCGCGGCGCGCTGTGCGTTCGCCACCGACGTCTGCCGCACCGACGAGCCGCAACTGACCGAGGGCGACCACCGGTTCGCCTGCTTCCACCCCGTACCGGAGGAGGGCGAGCCGAACCTCGGCGATGCACTCACCCAGGAGCGGCAGGCTGCCGGCGCCGTCGTACCGGACGGGGTGCCCCTCCTCGAAGTCACCGGCCTCCGCAAGGACTTCCCGCTCACCGGCGGCCCGTTCTCACGCAAGCGCGGCACGGTCAGCGCCGTCGGCGGTGTCTCACTGACAGTGCGCAAGGGCGAGACCTTCGGCATGGTCGGCGAGTCCGGCTGCGGCAAGACCACCATCGGCCGCATGATCGCCGGCCTTGAGGACCCCACGGCGGGCTCGATCGTCTTCGAGGGCCAGGACCTGGCCACCATGGACCGTGGCCGTCGCCGCGCCCACCGCCGCCGGATCCAGCTGATGTTCCAGGACTCCGCCGCCGCCATGGACCCGCGGATGCGGATCGGCACCATCCTGCGCGAACCGCTCGTCATCCAGGGCGTCGGCGACCGGGCCGAGCAGGACCGGACCGTCGCCGAACTCCTCGACGCGGTCGGGCTGCCGCGTGGCGCCGTCGACCGCTACCCGCACGAGTTCTCCGGCGGCCAGCGCCAGCGCCTCGGACTCGCCCGCGCGCTGACACTCTCCCCGGACCTGATCGTCGCCGACGAGCCGGTCTCGGCGCTGGACGTCTCCGTACAGGCGCAGATCCTCAACCTGATGCGCGAACTGCAGCGCGAGCGCGGGCTGACGTACCTCTTCATCTCCCACGACCTGGCGGTGGTCCGCTACCTCGCCGACACGGTCGGGGTGATGTACCTCGGCAAGCTGGTCGAGTCTGGCCCGGCCGAGAAGGTGTACGCGAACCCCCTCCACCCGTACACGCGCGGCCTCCTCGACACCGTCAACGTCCCGGACCCCGGGGCGGCGGGCTCCGGCCGCATCCCGCTCGGCGGTGAGACGCCCTCCGCGGCGAATCCGCCGTCGGGCTGCCGGTTCCGCACCCGCTGCCCCATCGCGAAGGACATCTGCGCCGAGACCGAGCCCCCGGCCAGCACCCCGGCAGGCGCGGACCACCAGGTGGCCTGCCACTTCCCGCTGGTACGGGAGAACGCGGCCTGA
- a CDS encoding ABC transporter permease — translation MSTAVIAPGHEDADLATPSLAKRTLQVFTGNKLALTGVIVLVLLLAFCYIGPLVHSTDQVHTDLAQANLAPGSPGHILGTTDLGYDLLGRLMLAGQSSLEVGLAAGLLATLFGTLWGAVSGYFGGWTDAVMMRVTDAALAIPAMFLLVVVAAIITPSKGVLIVIIAAVAWLSPARLVRGEALSLRDREYVQAMRMMGGGGARAVFRHIVPNAIGTVIVNCTFQIADAILYVSYLAFLGLSIPPPATDWGSMLSSGITYTQNGYWWLIFPPGIAIVLVVGAFNFVGDGLRDAFEVRLQKK, via the coding sequence ATGAGCACCGCAGTCATAGCCCCCGGACACGAGGACGCCGACCTCGCCACGCCTTCGCTGGCAAAGCGCACTCTCCAGGTCTTCACCGGCAACAAGCTCGCCCTCACCGGCGTGATCGTGCTGGTCCTGCTCCTCGCGTTCTGCTACATCGGCCCGCTGGTCCACTCCACCGACCAGGTCCACACCGACCTGGCGCAGGCCAACCTGGCACCCGGCAGCCCCGGACACATCCTGGGGACCACCGACCTCGGTTACGACCTGCTGGGCCGGCTGATGCTGGCCGGACAGTCCTCGCTCGAAGTCGGCCTCGCCGCCGGTCTGCTCGCCACCCTCTTCGGCACGCTCTGGGGCGCCGTCTCCGGCTACTTCGGCGGCTGGACCGACGCCGTGATGATGCGTGTCACGGACGCGGCGCTCGCCATCCCCGCGATGTTCCTGCTGGTGGTCGTCGCCGCGATCATCACGCCCAGCAAGGGCGTGCTCATCGTGATCATCGCGGCGGTGGCCTGGCTGTCCCCGGCCCGCCTGGTCCGTGGTGAGGCGCTCTCGCTGCGCGACCGCGAGTACGTCCAGGCCATGCGGATGATGGGCGGCGGCGGAGCCCGCGCGGTGTTCCGGCACATCGTGCCCAACGCCATCGGCACCGTCATCGTCAACTGCACCTTCCAGATCGCCGACGCCATCCTCTACGTCAGCTATCTGGCGTTCCTCGGCCTCAGCATCCCGCCGCCCGCGACCGACTGGGGGTCGATGCTCTCCTCGGGCATCACCTACACCCAGAACGGCTACTGGTGGCTGATCTTCCCGCCGGGCATCGCCATCGTGCTCGTCGTCGGCGCGTTCAACTTCGTGGGCGACGGCCTCCGGGACGCCTTCGAAGTACGGCTCCAGAAGAAGTAG
- a CDS encoding ABC transporter permease has product MTGFLLKRLLQAVVVLFLVSVIVFVLLHMLPGGPARAILGPKGTPQQIEHFNHAQGYDRSLPFQYFEYLKRLLTGDLGVSYKLNQPVSDLLMQRLPKTLLLTALSTLLAVIVAIPLGLLQAVRRGKITDYLLTGAAFLAYATPVFFLGLILIIVFCQTIPIFPSEAPQGESLSSIFSGFSGMVLPIVTMALGVIAMFSRYMRSATLDNLTEEYVRTAMAKGQSSRRILAKHVMRNALIPLATLLGLYLPTLFSGALVVEAMFNYPGMGLLFWNAAQGSDFPVLLGVTLVVGVATVVGSLLTDIVYAVLDPRIRSVS; this is encoded by the coding sequence GTGACCGGCTTTCTCCTCAAGCGCCTCCTCCAGGCGGTGGTCGTTCTCTTCCTGGTGTCGGTCATCGTCTTCGTCCTGCTGCACATGCTCCCCGGCGGACCGGCGCGTGCCATCCTCGGGCCCAAGGGCACACCGCAGCAGATCGAGCACTTCAACCACGCCCAGGGCTACGACCGTTCGCTGCCCTTCCAGTACTTCGAGTATCTGAAGCGGCTGCTCACCGGTGACCTGGGAGTGTCGTACAAGCTGAACCAGCCGGTCTCCGACCTGCTCATGCAGCGGCTCCCCAAGACACTGCTGCTCACGGCGCTCTCCACGCTCCTCGCCGTGATCGTCGCGATCCCGCTCGGCCTGCTCCAGGCCGTCCGGCGCGGGAAGATCACCGACTACCTGCTGACCGGGGCGGCCTTCCTGGCCTACGCGACGCCGGTCTTCTTCCTCGGCCTGATCCTGATCATCGTCTTCTGCCAGACGATCCCCATCTTCCCGTCGGAGGCACCCCAGGGCGAGTCCCTGTCCAGTATCTTCAGCGGCTTCTCCGGCATGGTGCTGCCCATCGTCACCATGGCGCTCGGCGTCATCGCGATGTTCAGCCGCTACATGCGCTCCGCCACGCTCGACAACCTCACCGAGGAGTACGTCCGTACGGCGATGGCCAAGGGCCAGTCCAGCCGGCGGATCCTCGCCAAGCACGTGATGCGCAACGCGCTCATCCCGCTCGCCACCCTCCTCGGCCTGTATCTGCCGACGCTGTTCAGCGGCGCCCTGGTCGTCGAGGCGATGTTCAACTACCCGGGTATGGGCCTGCTGTTCTGGAACGCGGCGCAGGGCTCCGACTTCCCCGTACTGCTCGGGGTGACGCTGGTCGTGGGCGTCGCCACCGTCGTCGGATCGCTGCTCACCGACATCGTCTACGCCGTCCTCGACCCCCGGATCCGGAGCGTCTCATGA
- a CDS encoding peptide ABC transporter substrate-binding protein: MRPRRSSARRRALAAAVTGAALVVALSACSQDGGKIDMGPTGGTPVEGGTATMALPPAATPNWIFPIGAPGYGATYNFAIQSLLFMPVYDAVKKDGALTTTGPNTLGTKPVYSDGNKTVTVPLRKDITWSDGKPVTARDIEFWFNLVKADKAEWGSYSVGTMPDNVKSFETVDAHTVRLHLNRSYNPDWFTANQLTLMRALPQAAWDAKKDGGAVGDWDRTTAGAKAVFARLTAHSKSLGAYSKDPLWKTVNGPWKIAEWQNTGQVTLVRNPKYTGNNKAHLDKVVLKPFTTADSEFNVLRSGGVDYGYIAPSVLAQKKKFESRGYRVDPWEGWAATYIVYNFNSSHGGAAMRQLYIRQAMQHLVDQKSMSKVIWQGSADPTLGPVPVTPKTQYTTPQMQKNQYPYSVKAARALLADHGWTVRDGQARCTRPGTGADRCGAGIAKNAPLNLTLLSQSGSTESTNMMQELKSSLSKAGIDLKVRQQPLNSVLGNSVPCKPGQPGCDWDMSFFGTAGSWYYPLNPSGEQLFSTGASANFGNYSDPKADKLIRAVQYSSNPDAIHAYGQYLSQQLPVMWMPNPAYQVSVIRNDLRGVDQNPTVTLAPQDWYYVKKGADQ, from the coding sequence ATGCGCCCAAGGCGCTCATCCGCGCGGCGTCGCGCGCTCGCCGCAGCGGTCACCGGGGCGGCGCTCGTCGTGGCCCTCTCGGCCTGTTCGCAGGACGGCGGCAAGATCGACATGGGGCCCACCGGCGGCACACCCGTCGAGGGCGGCACCGCCACGATGGCCCTGCCGCCCGCGGCCACCCCCAACTGGATCTTCCCCATCGGGGCCCCGGGGTACGGCGCCACGTACAACTTCGCCATTCAGTCACTGCTCTTCATGCCGGTGTACGACGCGGTGAAGAAGGACGGCGCCCTCACCACCACCGGGCCCAACACGCTGGGTACGAAGCCCGTCTACAGCGACGGCAACAAGACCGTCACCGTGCCGCTCCGCAAGGACATCACCTGGTCCGACGGCAAGCCGGTGACCGCGCGCGACATCGAGTTCTGGTTCAACCTTGTCAAGGCCGACAAGGCGGAGTGGGGCAGCTACTCGGTCGGCACCATGCCCGACAACGTCAAGAGCTTCGAGACCGTCGACGCCCACACGGTCCGGCTGCACCTCAACCGCTCGTACAACCCCGACTGGTTCACCGCCAACCAGCTCACCCTGATGCGCGCCCTGCCGCAGGCCGCCTGGGACGCGAAGAAGGACGGCGGCGCCGTCGGCGACTGGGACCGGACCACCGCCGGCGCCAAGGCGGTCTTCGCCCGGCTGACCGCGCACTCCAAGAGCCTCGGCGCCTACTCCAAGGACCCGCTCTGGAAGACCGTCAACGGGCCCTGGAAGATAGCCGAATGGCAGAACACCGGCCAGGTCACCCTCGTACGCAACCCGAAGTACACCGGTAACAACAAGGCGCATCTGGACAAGGTCGTCCTCAAGCCCTTCACCACCGCGGACTCCGAGTTCAACGTGCTGCGCTCCGGCGGCGTCGACTACGGCTACATAGCGCCGTCGGTGCTCGCGCAGAAGAAGAAGTTCGAGAGCCGGGGCTACCGCGTCGACCCGTGGGAAGGCTGGGCGGCCACCTACATCGTCTACAACTTCAACTCCTCGCACGGCGGCGCGGCCATGCGCCAGCTCTACATCCGCCAGGCCATGCAGCACCTGGTCGACCAGAAGTCGATGAGCAAGGTCATCTGGCAGGGCAGCGCCGACCCGACGCTGGGCCCGGTGCCCGTCACACCGAAGACGCAGTACACCACCCCGCAGATGCAGAAGAACCAGTACCCGTACTCCGTGAAGGCGGCGCGCGCGCTCCTCGCCGACCACGGGTGGACCGTCCGCGACGGCCAGGCCCGTTGCACCCGCCCCGGCACCGGCGCCGACCGGTGCGGAGCAGGTATCGCGAAGAACGCCCCGCTCAACCTGACCCTGCTCTCGCAGTCGGGCTCCACCGAGTCCACCAACATGATGCAGGAGCTGAAGTCCTCGCTGAGCAAGGCCGGTATCGACCTCAAGGTCCGCCAGCAGCCGCTCAACTCGGTCCTCGGTAACTCCGTACCCTGCAAGCCGGGACAGCCGGGTTGCGACTGGGACATGTCGTTCTTCGGCACGGCCGGCAGCTGGTACTACCCGCTCAACCCCAGCGGTGAGCAGCTCTTCTCGACCGGCGCCTCCGCCAACTTCGGCAACTACTCGGACCCGAAGGCAGACAAGCTGATCCGCGCCGTCCAGTACTCCAGCAATCCCGACGCCATCCACGCGTACGGCCAGTACCTCTCCCAGCAGCTCCCCGTGATGTGGATGCCGAACCCCGCCTACCAGGTGTCGGTGATCCGCAACGACCTGCGGGGTGTCGACCAGAACCCCACCGTGACCCTCGCCCCGCAGGACTGGTACTACGTCAAGAAGGGGGCCGACCAGTGA
- a CDS encoding ROK family transcriptional regulator translates to MTDSASNQQILRMVTSGTASSRADLVRELGLAASTVSLRVQELVAAGLLTESGEGASRGGRRPRLLRVPQQGGVALTADLGSHHGRLAAVSADGTVMDAADHSHDLTAGPEQAADWLVERLTALADRQRAAGRTVRSVGIAFPGPVNVQAGRVLTPSRMPGWHNFPLRDVLADRLGLPVTVDNDATLMAVGEHQSARPELQHLVVVKAGRGIGCGVISAGRPHRGANGCAGDISHVRVEAAEERPCSCGNIGCLETVASGAAVLRELARRGTPVDGTAELLRLVTDGDPQATTLVRAAGRHIGTVLSVVVNFFNPQAVVLGGALASAEPLVAAVRGVLYERCLPMATAGLEITTTVSGRDAGLLGAGLTALRTGAPYAEAP, encoded by the coding sequence ATGACGGACAGCGCATCGAACCAGCAGATTCTGCGCATGGTCACGTCCGGCACCGCGTCCTCACGGGCCGATCTGGTCCGGGAGTTGGGGCTCGCCGCCTCCACCGTCTCGCTCCGGGTGCAGGAGCTGGTCGCGGCCGGGCTCCTCACGGAGTCGGGCGAGGGCGCGTCCCGCGGCGGCAGGCGCCCCAGACTGCTGCGCGTCCCGCAGCAGGGCGGGGTGGCCCTGACAGCCGACCTCGGCTCGCACCACGGCAGGCTGGCCGCCGTCTCCGCGGACGGCACGGTCATGGACGCCGCCGACCACAGCCACGACCTCACCGCGGGACCCGAACAGGCCGCCGACTGGCTGGTGGAGCGGCTGACCGCGCTCGCCGACCGGCAGCGCGCGGCGGGCCGCACCGTACGGAGCGTCGGCATCGCCTTCCCCGGCCCTGTCAACGTCCAGGCCGGCCGGGTGCTCACCCCCTCCCGGATGCCCGGCTGGCACAACTTCCCGCTCCGCGACGTCCTCGCCGACCGGCTCGGACTGCCGGTGACGGTGGACAACGACGCGACCCTGATGGCCGTCGGTGAGCACCAGTCGGCCCGTCCGGAGCTCCAGCACCTCGTCGTCGTCAAGGCGGGCCGCGGCATCGGCTGCGGAGTCATCTCCGCCGGCCGCCCGCACCGCGGGGCCAACGGCTGCGCGGGCGACATCAGCCATGTCCGGGTCGAAGCCGCCGAGGAGCGCCCGTGCAGCTGCGGGAACATCGGCTGCCTGGAGACGGTCGCCAGCGGCGCCGCCGTGCTGCGTGAACTCGCCCGCCGGGGTACCCCGGTGGACGGCACGGCGGAACTGCTGCGGCTGGTCACCGACGGGGACCCGCAGGCGACCACCCTGGTCCGGGCGGCCGGCCGGCACATCGGCACGGTCCTCAGCGTCGTCGTCAACTTCTTCAACCCGCAGGCCGTCGTGCTCGGCGGCGCGCTGGCGTCGGCGGAGCCCCTGGTGGCCGCGGTCCGCGGAGTCCTGTACGAGCGCTGCCTGCCCATGGCCACGGCGGGGCTCGAAATCACCACCACCGTCTCGGGCCGCGACGCGGGCCTGCTGGGCGCGGGGCTGACGGCCCTGCGCACCGGCGCTCCGTACGCCGAAGCGCCCTGA
- a CDS encoding M81 family metallopeptidase codes for MTTATPARRLRIAIGGIGIESSTFCPHRSTADDFRQTRGQELLDRYTWTQPGSDLDGLVEWVPLLHATALPGGPVEAGSYLLLKDELVSRIRAAGPLDGMVYDLHGAMSVIGLTDAEGDLTEAVRAALDAVGTPEDPASGRPMMSAAMDLHGNVSRRFAEPVELLTAHRLAPHEDAWDTRERAARKLVERLRLPAADRRPHRAWVQVPVLLPGEKTSTRLEPAKGLYGRLAGIEAKPGIVDAAIWVGYAWADEPRCKAAIVVTGDDAELAAAEAESLARQYWDVRRDFEFVGPTGTADECIAAAVASDRRPFLISDSGDNPTAGGAGDLAYMLGKLLENEEIASGRVTAVHPGITDPAAVRACFEAGIGATVTVGVGGKVDTSQGGPCKITGTVTGLQRAADKTDRAEGGAYDRGCDLAAITVGGLTVVVTGQRKPFHTVADFTGPAQGGLGIDPRTFDLVVVKIGYLEPELHDMAADWLLALTPGGVDQDLLRLGHHRVERPLYPFDEDAYESEGGPDLTPVLL; via the coding sequence ATGACCACCGCCACCCCCGCCCGCCGTCTGCGCATCGCCATCGGCGGCATCGGCATCGAGTCGTCCACCTTCTGTCCGCACCGCTCCACCGCCGACGACTTCCGCCAGACCCGAGGTCAGGAACTCCTCGACCGCTACACCTGGACGCAGCCCGGGTCGGACCTCGACGGGCTCGTCGAGTGGGTCCCGCTGCTGCACGCCACCGCGCTGCCCGGCGGTCCCGTCGAGGCGGGGTCGTATCTGCTGCTCAAGGACGAGCTGGTCTCCCGGATCCGGGCAGCGGGCCCCCTCGACGGCATGGTCTACGACCTGCACGGCGCGATGAGCGTCATCGGCCTCACCGACGCCGAGGGCGATCTGACCGAGGCCGTGCGCGCCGCGCTGGACGCGGTGGGCACCCCGGAGGACCCGGCGTCCGGCCGCCCGATGATGTCCGCGGCGATGGACCTGCACGGGAACGTCTCGCGCCGCTTCGCCGAGCCGGTCGAGCTGCTCACCGCCCACCGGCTCGCCCCGCACGAGGACGCCTGGGACACCCGCGAGCGTGCGGCCCGCAAGCTGGTCGAGCGGCTGCGGCTGCCCGCAGCGGACCGCCGCCCGCACCGCGCCTGGGTGCAGGTGCCCGTCCTGCTGCCCGGCGAGAAGACCAGCACCCGGCTGGAACCCGCGAAGGGGCTGTACGGGCGTCTCGCCGGGATCGAGGCGAAGCCCGGCATCGTGGACGCCGCGATCTGGGTCGGGTACGCCTGGGCCGACGAGCCGCGCTGCAAGGCGGCCATCGTGGTCACCGGTGACGACGCCGAACTCGCCGCAGCCGAGGCCGAGTCGCTGGCCCGTCAGTACTGGGACGTACGCCGCGACTTCGAGTTCGTCGGCCCGACCGGCACCGCGGATGAGTGCATCGCGGCGGCGGTGGCGTCCGACCGCCGCCCGTTCCTGATCAGCGACTCCGGGGACAACCCCACGGCCGGCGGCGCGGGCGACCTCGCGTACATGCTCGGCAAGCTGCTGGAGAACGAGGAGATCGCCTCCGGCAGGGTGACCGCCGTGCACCCCGGCATCACCGACCCGGCCGCGGTCCGCGCCTGCTTCGAGGCCGGGATCGGCGCCACGGTCACCGTCGGTGTCGGCGGCAAGGTCGACACCAGCCAGGGCGGACCGTGCAAGATCACCGGCACGGTGACGGGCCTGCAGCGCGCGGCCGACAAGACGGACCGGGCCGAGGGCGGCGCGTACGACCGCGGCTGCGACCTCGCGGCGATCACGGTCGGCGGACTCACGGTCGTCGTCACCGGGCAGCGCAAGCCGTTCCACACGGTCGCCGACTTCACCGGACCGGCGCAGGGCGGTCTGGGCATCGACCCGCGCACCTTCGACCTGGTCGTCGTGAAGATCGGTTACCTGGAGCCGGAGCTGCACGACATGGCGGCGGACTGGCTGCTGGCCCTCACCCCCGGCGGCGTCGACCAGGATCTGCTGCGCCTTGGCCACCACCGGGTGGAGCGCCCGCTGTACCCCTTCGACGAGGACGCGTACGAGAGCGAGGGCGGCCCGGACCTGACGCCGGTGCTGCTCTGA
- a CDS encoding aldehyde dehydrogenase family protein, translating into MTSVAQENQVPRHLRLNFIDGQWLPAESGQLRENINPAALSDVIGEFTESGGVDVDHAVDAAATALPAWRAQGPIARAGYLTAASRILGERAAEVASVITREQGKLLSEARGEVARARAVIDFTAGQARLLGGVTAPAEEERTFAYTFRRPIGVVGLVAPWNFPLAIPMWKVAPALLSGCTAVLKPSPLTPLTSALLVEIFQQAGVPDGVLNLVQGDAAAGEALVANPSVAGISFTGSLPVGTAIHSGGAHRLLRTQLELGGKNALIVCDDADVGKAVDAVVNGAFGQAGQRCSATSRAVVDVRVREEFLDRLVERVAGLRVGPGDDPASRVCPVVNTVRMDAALAAVAGAQRDGGKVLCGGGREERADLPDGCYVQPTVIRDVPADSSLAQEEVFGPVLAVIDADGFDEAMSVANSVKYGMSGTVFTASQSRAFEAIERFEAGMLHVNRPGVGAYSHLPHVGSKASQYGPPECSPEVWDFYTEWHSACISY; encoded by the coding sequence ATGACAAGCGTTGCGCAGGAGAATCAGGTTCCGCGGCACCTTCGGCTCAACTTCATCGACGGGCAGTGGCTCCCGGCGGAATCGGGACAGCTCAGGGAGAACATCAATCCCGCCGCCCTCTCCGATGTGATCGGCGAGTTCACCGAGTCCGGCGGCGTCGACGTGGACCACGCCGTCGACGCCGCGGCCACGGCCCTGCCCGCGTGGCGAGCGCAGGGGCCGATCGCGCGCGCCGGATATCTCACCGCGGCGAGCCGCATCCTCGGTGAGCGGGCGGCGGAGGTCGCGTCCGTCATCACCCGCGAGCAGGGCAAGCTGCTCAGCGAGGCCCGCGGCGAGGTGGCCAGGGCGCGGGCCGTCATCGACTTCACCGCGGGACAGGCCCGGCTGCTCGGCGGGGTGACCGCGCCCGCGGAGGAGGAGCGCACCTTCGCGTACACCTTCCGCAGGCCCATCGGGGTGGTCGGTCTGGTGGCCCCGTGGAACTTCCCGCTCGCCATTCCCATGTGGAAGGTGGCGCCCGCGCTGCTCTCGGGGTGCACGGCGGTGCTCAAGCCGTCCCCGCTGACCCCCCTCACCTCGGCGCTGCTGGTCGAGATCTTCCAGCAGGCGGGGGTCCCCGACGGGGTACTGAATCTGGTGCAGGGCGATGCGGCGGCGGGCGAGGCTCTGGTCGCCAACCCCTCGGTCGCGGGCATCAGTTTCACCGGCTCGCTACCGGTCGGCACCGCCATCCACAGCGGCGGCGCGCACCGGCTGCTGCGGACCCAGCTCGAACTCGGCGGCAAGAACGCGCTGATCGTCTGCGACGACGCCGACGTCGGCAAGGCCGTCGACGCCGTCGTGAACGGCGCCTTCGGCCAGGCGGGCCAGCGGTGTTCGGCCACCAGCCGGGCCGTGGTGGATGTCCGGGTGCGGGAAGAGTTCCTCGACCGGCTGGTGGAGCGGGTCGCCGGTCTGCGGGTCGGGCCGGGCGACGATCCGGCATCTCGGGTCTGCCCGGTCGTCAACACCGTCCGGATGGACGCGGCGCTGGCGGCGGTCGCCGGGGCGCAGCGCGACGGCGGCAAGGTGCTGTGCGGAGGGGGCCGGGAGGAGCGGGCGGATCTGCCCGATGGCTGCTATGTCCAGCCGACCGTCATCCGTGATGTGCCGGCGGACAGCTCTCTGGCGCAGGAGGAGGTGTTCGGACCGGTGCTGGCCGTGATCGACGCGGACGGCTTCGACGAGGCGATGTCGGTGGCGAACTCGGTGAAGTACGGGATGTCCGGCACCGTCTTCACGGCGTCCCAGTCACGGGCGTTCGAAGCCATCGAGCGGTTCGAGGCGGGGATGCTCCATGTGAACCGTCCGGGCGTCGGGGCGTACTCCCATCTCCCGCATGTCGGGTCGAAGGCGTCGCAGTACGGCCCGCCGGAGTGTTCCCCCGAGGTGTGGGATTTCTACACGGAGTGGCATTCGGCCTGCATCAGCTACTAA